GGCTGCTTCTAAAAACTGAGAAGCATACAATCGCATGCGATCAGTCAATTTTTCAATTGAATCGTTTACCGGTTGCAGAGACCAAATGATCTCACTCATCATTTCCATGGAAGACTTGGAAGCATGTTGAATGCGTTCCAGGAATTTTTCCCGCAATGGATTGTCCATGGAACTTTCCAGCATCATCTTACTCGTTAATTGAATTCCACTAATGCTGGATCCCACCTCGTCGTGAAGATCCCTGGCAATTCTAAGGCGCAATTGCTGGATTCGCCTGGCTTCCAGAAATTTTATACGCAGGTAAATTATGCTTATCGCAAGTATAATACCAAAGATCGAAATTATAAAATACTGCGATTTCCAAAATGGAGGAAGAACGCTTAAAATAAGACGGTCTTTACTTTCAAACCACTGGCCATCGTAATTTGCAGCTTTCATCCGGAGCACATACTCACCCCCTTTCAAATTTGTAAAATGCACTTCCGATCTGTTTCCGGTATAGATCCAATCATCGTTTAAGCCCTCGAGTTTATAGGCATAGTTCATCCGGCTGTTGTTTGTAAAATCAATAGCCACAAAATCTACCGAAAATATATTTTGCCGGTAATTTATTTCCACAGGAATCAATTGACCATTCAGACGATTTAAAGGAACATCTTTCCCATAAATCTGAAGATTGGTTATATAGATTTCAGTTGTTTGCTTATTTCTATCGAGCATCGTAGGGTTGCTGATGCTGATTTTACTATGGGTTGAGAAAAGCACTCGGCCATTTTTACTCAGGCAGCTTGCTCCTTCCATCCGGTTTCCTGCAAGTCCGTCCATTTGCGAGAATACCCGGAAACTTCCATCGCTTTGATTAAAATAACACAATCCCCTGCTGGTTGCAAGCCACAAATTTTCCTTGTCATCAGCGGTGATGGAAGATATGTGATTTGCGGGCAATCCTTCATGCGTGGTAAAAGTTCGAAATCTGAAATTCTTTACATCCAAACGAGAAAGCCCGTTTTCTGTGGCGATCCATATCATGCCATCTCTGTCTTCATACAGGTCGAAAATGCTGTTATCGGGAAGGGTATTACTTTCCTTTTTCGAATGTTTGAAATATGTGAATCGATTTTGAACCGTATTCAACATACTGAGTCCGCTGTTTTGAGATCCCAGCCAAATATTTCCCTTGCGGTCCAGCAACATGCAAAATATGGTATTATCCTGTATGCTCTGATCCCCCGATAGGGAGTTGTACCGGAAATTAATACAAGAATTCCCATCCAAAGAAATTCTGAATAATCCCTCCGATGAAGTCGCAATCCAAAAGTAACCTCTCGGATCAAAGATTAATTTTCTGGCAGAACTGAAAAAACAAGGCTCTTTGATTTGCAGCTGGCGGCATTGGGCTGTTCTCCTGTTGTAAATCAATATCGAATGATGAAGCAAAATAAAAAGCGAATCTCCGGCTTCGTGCAATTCATATACACGTTGCCCTAATTCGCAACTCGTATTTTTGCCAAACCTCAGAATGTGTTCAATTTTACCTTGCTCCAAATGCATCTTCATTAAACCCAGACCGGGTACTGTAATAAAAAAACTTTTTCCATCAGCCTGACTCTGGTCTTCATGTATTTGGTAAGGCATTCTGTACACCGATTTTTCATCGCTGAGCACAGGAATGTCGATGGTTGTAAACCTGTGGGAACTTCTGTCGTAACGGTTCAAACCATTATTACTGGCAACCCAGATGATTCCGTCTTTCGCAATCAGGATATCCTGGATATAATCATCCAAAAGACTGAATCCGTTTTCAGGATCGTGCTTAAGTTGATTTACAAATTTCTGAGTGGAAGGTCGGAACCAAAAGACTCCTGCACCAAATGTTCCAACCCACCAAAGGTCTGGCTCGACGATTCCTAAAGATGTTACAATATTAGCTCTGATATCAGTGCTGAATTTATTTTCAAAATGAAGAATGCTCGATTGTAAACCAGGATTTGTAGTGATGAGGTTTAAACCACCCATCCAGGATCCAAGCAAGATGGTATCCTGGGCTAGGGGTACAATAATCCTGCTGGTCGTTGTGCTGGCGATTTTTTTTGAAACAGGAGAATGTACTTCCATAATTTGTATATGGTTTGTGCATAGATCCAGGACATAAACCGTACTTTGATTAGTCCCGATAAACAAATGATCATTTTCATCTGCATAAACAGACTTCAGTGCAATGGAAGGATCATTGGAAACAAAAAAAGATTGAATTGAATGCCCACCATCCAACAATAAATGGACTTTAGTTTTGGTGGAAAACCAAACTCTGTTTTGCTTATCGACATGCAAAGCATGCACTCTGAACAGATCGAGCGATTCAATATTATCCGGTAAATCAATTCTGAAGAACCGGTCTACTCTGTAATCGTAATAACACAAACCTCCATTGGTAGCCACCCATATCCGGTTGGTGCGATCCACCTTGAGATCATTGACTATATCGTTGACCAGACTTGATGGATCGTTTCTATCGCTTTGAAATCTTTTTATTTTTCTTCCATCATACTTTGCCAGTCCATCTGCTGTTCCCAGCCAAATAAACCCCATACTGTCTTGAACAATTTTCCGCACGGGACATGGAACTCCCTGCATCTCCGAAATTCTTTCAAAAGGAACTGAGCCGGATTGTGCATGAATTGAAATTCCACAAAATAAAAGGCTGTAGATGATAAAGAAGATCGTGCATTTTCCTTTTATTTTTGAAAGCATAGGTAGCATAGCGTTTTCAAATGTATTTCTTTTAGACCGGAACCAGAAATTAATTGCCGACTTTTAGGCATTAAGACTTTTGGACCTTTCGACATTTTGGCTTTGAAGCTTCCAGCTTCAAGCTCCATAATAATCACTCTGCACTTTGAATTTTGCTCTATAAACTCTTCGCTTTTCGCTTTAAGCTTTAAGCTTTAAGCTCCAAAATAATCTCTCTGCACTTTGCTCTATTGATATTTCGCCCCTACGGGGCTGGATTTATGATATTTCCATTCTCTATTGACATTCCACCCCTACGGGGCTGGAATTTGGTTAAATTAATGATCCTGTAATCTTTATGTTAATCTCAATTTTCTTCCCGACATAAAGGTGATATATTTCTATTTCAGCAATTTCATGTCGGGACACAATTCTCTATTAATATGTCACCCCTACGGGGCTGGATTTATGTTATTTCCATTCTCTATTAATATGTCGCCCCTATGGGGCTGGGCTTATGATATTTCCATTCTCTATTAATATGTCGCCCCTACGGGGCTGGTTTTTTTATTCTGCATTATCCATTGCTCCTTGCTTTACGCTTATCGCTTTGAGCTTTTCGCTTTAAGCTTCAAGTTCCACAATAATCACTCTGCACTTTGAATTTTGCTCTATAAACTCCTCGCTTTTCGCTTTAAGCTTTGCGCTTTAAGCTCCAAAATAACCTCTCTGCACTTTGAACTTTGCGTTTCGTTCTTCAGCTTTCATGTGTGTATCTAAATCTCAACTCCCCAATCCCTCAATAAATAATCCAACATTTGTGTAGGTTCATTTTTACTTTTGGCCAATTCCACTCCTTTTTTAACAAGTGAAATCGCATCCGATTTTTTTCCATTGTGGTAAAGCATTCGGCCATAGTGAATGCAATATGTTTGATCTTTGCTTAAGGAATACGCTTGCTTTGCTGTTTTTTCAGCCAGAGACATGGTATTTTTGTCATCTTTAAAGTATTTGATGCAGCGCTGCCCGAGGTCTTTGAGTTTTGCAGGATCTTTTTTCGCAACTTTGTCAGCATAGGCTTTTGCTGCCGTATTAAATTTTTCGACATTTCCTGTTTCACCGTAATAGTCAAGGCCGGTTGTCGCTTTAAATTCATCGTATCGCGATGGAATGTTTTTCATTTTTTCCTGAGCCTCTTCGAGAAGAGACTCATTTCTGTAATCCAATGCTTTTCGAACCGTGCGTTTACAGGCCTGATAAATTTTTGATTCGTAGATCTCCAATGATTTCAATTCAACGATGGCTTTTTTATTTTGAACCAGGAAATCAAAGATGCGCGAATCTGCTTCTGTCGTTGCTTCCAAAATGATTTCCAGATTTTCTGATTTGCTCAGATCTGTCTGCGCCGATAAATATTCATTAGCAATGCGCAGGGAAGGTTTTCCAACCTGATTCAGCGACTTGATGTAAGCCAACACCGTTGCGGGTTCGCGGTTGCCTGCTTCGTACAACTTCGCCCAGTCTCCCGAACGGTCAAATTTTTTCAGAGCAGCCCTCCCGAGTTCGATAAATGGTTCTGCAGGACGGGCCCCACCATCTGAATGAACCACTTTTCCATCAGATCCTAAATACAGAAATGTTGGATAGGATCTGACGCCGTATTTTTTGGACAATTCAGGACCTTCCCCTTTTTCCATGTCGACTTTGAGATTTATAAAATTAGCATTGTAGAATTCTCCAACGGCATCATCGGGGAATACATTGGATGACATTCGTCTGCATGGGCCACACCAGGTTGTATATGCATCCATAAAGACGAGTTTGCCTTCTTTCTCCGCTTTGGCTAGTGCTTCTTTAAAGGTACCATGGAAGAAATCGATACCTTTCAATCCGCTGGGTTGCTCCTGGGCAAGGAGCTTGCTATCACAGGTATATACAAAACATAAGCAAATAACTACCATGAACGATGCGATGCTTTTCATGTCTTCTCTTATTTTTACCGCAAATATGATTGAAATCCTCTTATTAAAGCTATTTTGAGTGGGTTGAATTCCCTTAAGAAAATTATAAATGTTGATCAGGCGACAATTTCTTGAACTTATAAGTCAGACCAGTGAAATTCCACAGGGCTTCCAGATCTCCAGGGCTCAAGGTTGTTATCTATTCGACAAAAAAGGGGAATCTTACCTCGATTTGATCTCGGGCTTTGGAGTCAGTAATATCGGGCATGGTGTGCCTGAAGTTTTAGCAGCAATCCGGCATCAGTCACAAAATTATCTTCACAGCAATGTTTATGGCGAACATATCCAGGAAACGCAGGTGAAGCTTGCCGAACGATTGGCCGATCTGCTGCCTCCGGATTTCAATAGTTTTTATTTTCTAAATTCCGGTAGTGAAGCTGTGGATGCCGCGATCAAATTATCGAGACTCGCCACCGGAAGGCCTGAAATCGTCGTTTGCAGAAATGCCTATCACGGCAGCACCATAGGAGCAGAATCTCTGAGGTCGGACGAAGCTCACCGAAATCACTTTCTTCCATTGATACCGGGAATCAGGTTTATCGACTTTGGAAATTTGGATGACCTGGACCAGATTAATCATCGCACTGCGGCAGTGCTCACCGAGTTCATTCAGGCTGAGGCAGGTGTACGCGAGGCCTCCGCATTATATTGGCAGGCTCTGCGCAATAGATGCTCGGGTTGTGGAAGTTTGCTCGTATTCGACGAAATTCAAACCGGAATGGGACGAACCGGAAAACTGTTTGCCTTTATGCATTCAAAGATCAAACCGGACATCCTGCTGAGTGGAAAAGCACTGGGAGCCGGAATGCCACTTTC
The DNA window shown above is from Saprospiraceae bacterium and carries:
- a CDS encoding aspartate aminotransferase family protein, producing the protein MLIRRQFLELISQTSEIPQGFQISRAQGCYLFDKKGESYLDLISGFGVSNIGHGVPEVLAAIRHQSQNYLHSNVYGEHIQETQVKLAERLADLLPPDFNSFYFLNSGSEAVDAAIKLSRLATGRPEIVVCRNAYHGSTIGAESLRSDEAHRNHFLPLIPGIRFIDFGNLDDLDQINHRTAAVLTEFIQAEAGVREASALYWQALRNRCSGCGSLLVFDEIQTGMGRTGKLFAFMHSKIKPDILLSGKALGAGMPLSAVISNRNLMQQLFKKLPLAHISTFGGHPVSCAAGLAGLNFLLSNQLVEKVEELGRCFESLLDRSKWKAIRRAGLFMALDFQSKTELFHAIGQLYRHRILAEGFLFSPCSLRVAPPLCISEKELAEVAEKINNLPS
- a CDS encoding DUF255 domain-containing protein — its product is MKSIASFMVVICLCFVYTCDSKLLAQEQPSGLKGIDFFHGTFKEALAKAEKEGKLVFMDAYTTWCGPCRRMSSNVFPDDAVGEFYNANFINLKVDMEKGEGPELSKKYGVRSYPTFLYLGSDGKVVHSDGGARPAEPFIELGRAALKKFDRSGDWAKLYEAGNREPATVLAYIKSLNQVGKPSLRIANEYLSAQTDLSKSENLEIILEATTEADSRIFDFLVQNKKAIVELKSLEIYESKIYQACKRTVRKALDYRNESLLEEAQEKMKNIPSRYDEFKATTGLDYYGETGNVEKFNTAAKAYADKVAKKDPAKLKDLGQRCIKYFKDDKNTMSLAEKTAKQAYSLSKDQTYCIHYGRMLYHNGKKSDAISLVKKGVELAKSKNEPTQMLDYLLRDWGVEI